A stretch of Exiguobacterium sp. BMC-KP DNA encodes these proteins:
- a CDS encoding GAF domain-containing protein produces the protein MIYTQHRQGIKWIEMIVSILIIGTLDYMFNLSILKWTIDPLIFYILLFSLRYGLLGAFASFLFTMIYHLSSLAWAGEDVLLFVYDRGELSWIILHFLVAISCGMFSTSFQERYLSLRLRQEEVIEENERLRDTLEKLRVAQEAMRNKVLESNHTLTNIYRIGTELDQSVADIVRDKLVQILQDSFDAKEIAIYHVDASRRTLRLHIRFGDKELLPQTMFIDPEQGIYQRMFQKQAIAIRTIDETDVPLLLAPIRYDGRIQEVVVIQSIAFERLTNYEMHVMQLIVDWTGSRIEKAMLMEWIETRHELIEGTHIFKREHFDEKVKYQEYRREHYGQPYSLVQLDIRNTPFSLIELELILRQSMREIDLIGFDEDTEHLQFLLPGTPQEHANRFLERIKAVYVQKGGRVQ, from the coding sequence ATGATATATACTCAGCACCGACAAGGCATAAAGTGGATTGAGATGATCGTTAGTATTCTTATTATCGGCACTTTAGACTATATGTTTAACCTTTCAATCTTAAAATGGACGATTGACCCACTTATTTTTTATATTTTGCTTTTTTCTCTCCGCTACGGACTCCTCGGGGCCTTCGCGAGTTTCCTATTTACGATGATCTATCATTTGAGTTCTCTCGCCTGGGCGGGCGAAGACGTCTTACTCTTCGTTTATGACCGAGGTGAATTGTCATGGATCATCCTGCACTTCCTAGTCGCGATTTCTTGCGGTATGTTCAGTACTTCTTTCCAAGAACGTTATCTATCCTTACGTTTACGCCAAGAGGAAGTGATAGAAGAGAACGAACGGTTGCGCGATACGCTCGAAAAATTACGCGTTGCGCAAGAGGCAATGCGTAACAAAGTACTTGAATCCAATCACACGTTGACGAACATTTACCGGATTGGAACAGAACTTGATCAATCCGTTGCGGACATTGTACGGGATAAACTCGTGCAAATCTTACAAGACTCCTTTGATGCGAAGGAAATTGCAATCTACCACGTTGATGCGTCACGTCGTACGCTTCGGTTGCATATTCGTTTCGGTGATAAGGAACTGTTGCCACAAACAATGTTCATCGACCCAGAACAAGGCATCTACCAACGGATGTTCCAAAAACAGGCGATTGCCATCCGAACAATTGATGAGACGGATGTGCCGTTACTCTTAGCACCGATCCGTTATGATGGACGCATCCAGGAAGTCGTCGTTATTCAATCGATTGCTTTTGAGCGCTTGACGAACTATGAGATGCACGTCATGCAATTGATCGTTGATTGGACAGGATCGCGTATCGAAAAAGCGATGCTGATGGAATGGATCGAGACACGACACGAATTAATTGAAGGGACGCATATTTTCAAGCGAGAGCACTTTGATGAAAAAGTGAAATACCAAGAATATAGACGCGAACATTATGGTCAGCCCTATAGTCTCGTTCAGCTTGATATTCGAAATACACCGTTTTCTCTGATTGAACTAGAATTGATTTTGCGGCAATCGATGCGTGAAATTGATCTAATCGGTTTTGATGAAGACACGGAACACCTTCAGTTCTTATTACCTGGAACACCTCAAGAACATGCGAACCGATTCCTCGAACGAATCAAGGCTGTGTACGTTCAAAAAGGAGGACGTGTCCAATGA